The nucleotide sequence CTTTTACAAAATTCTTCCTAGGGCGTGCCGGGGAGCCTCCTCGAAATTGCCCACGCACGATGGAAATGCGTTAGCATTATCGGAGGAGTCTTCGTGCCTTCCGCTTGAGCCAACATAAAGTGAGTCACTTAATATAGGGCATAGAAAAAGAGACTGTTTGGTAATTTGTATACCTTTTAACAGTCTCTTTTTAGTCTACAATGCTATTTGTCTAACTACTCAACAGCTTTCTTCTATAAAACCTCAGGATGGCTGTGAAGCGGGTTTTAAGGCGGTTGATCCGTGAGGTTTTAAACTCGATTAACGGTTGTGCTATTGCTGCTGCGTACTTGCTGGACAACAGGAAAGTGAGCAGCAGTGCGATGACTGCAAGCAAAAGGATTCGTTCAGGACTATGGAAGAAGTTCTGAACTTCGCTTTCGCGGAAGGTTCGTACAAAAAAGCCGTGCAGCAGATATACGTAAAGTGTATTTTTTCCAAGGTCTGTAAAGAAATATTGCTTCTTAGGAACAATTGTCAAGAAGCTGAACACCATCAGCAAGCTTAATAAGTAAAAGCCCAAACGAGTGAACATGCTTGATAATGAAGCTGCTTCCATCAATGAGTAAGGTTTAGAACCAAGAAGCCATTTATAGTCTATATCTGGATTAAAATAGAATCCTAAAAATACTATTGCGAAGCTTAACAGTGCTCCAACCTTGAAGGCTGGACTTGTCAATGTTTTTATATGGTCCTTCGTCAAATGGTACCCGAGCAGGAACAACGGAAAGAAGACAAATGTCCTTGAAAGGCTCAGATAGTTGGATATCCAGTCTACATACCCGACACCTAATCCCAATCCAAAAGCAATCAGCAGTCCAGCCGGTGCGTTAAGTTTTGTAAAAGCAATCAGCATAACGTTCCAGCAGAATAAACTGATCAAAAACCATAGAGACCAATGCGGGTTCAGTGGATCCATAGTAAAAGTGGACTTGCTGTAAAGGAAATAATAGAAAATAGAATAGATCAACTGAAAAATAAAGTATGGCAGAATTAACTTTTTGGCAATTTTCATTACATAGCCTTTTTTATTGAAGCCTCTCGCAAAAAATCCAGAAACCAGGATGAAGGCAGGCATATGGAATGTATAAATGACTTTATAAACATTATAAATCATTTCATTGTCTTCAATGAACGAGCGCAAAAGATGGCCAAATACGACGAAAAAAATCAAGATGAACTTGGCATTGTCAAAGTAGTAATCTCGTTGTTTCATATTTCCTCCCTTAATTAGAGACCCCCAAAATACTAACCCTTTTATACCCCAACTAGGATAAATACAAACTAGGCTAATTGCTCAAAATTAAGGAACTAGTTCCTGATTAAGAAAAAAACGCTTCTGTACTAATACAAATTTATCTCTGTTATATAAAAGTATTTCATTATAAAATACGGCTTAACTAGAATATTTTTGGGCGTGTTCCAATAAAAAAGTTCAAATGTTTGATATATGTCACAGCTTAATGATCGTAAAGTCTATAAAATTATTAGTGGGGAATGTTTAAATTCAATTACCTTTTAACTAAATTGGGGAGGGAGATTATGTCTATCTTACCGAAAAAGAATGAATTAGGATTTTATGAGATACGACTTGAATCGATTGGAGGGCTTGGCGCAAACCTTGCAGGGAAGATGCTTGCGGAAGCAGGTGTTCTTGGCCTCGGGTTGAATGGTTCCAACTTTTCTTCTTATGGATCGGAGAAAAAAGGATCGCCGGTGAAAAGCTTTGTCCGTTTCTGTGAACCTGATACTGAAATCAGGGTCCACAGTCCAATAGAAGAACCGCATGTTGTCGGCGTATTTCATGAGGCACTTTATAAAATGGTCGATGTAGTAAGTGGTTTGCGTCCAGATGGAATCCTACTGGTGAATTCGACGAGAGATTTTGATGACATCAAAAAAAATCTTCATCTGGAGCATGGGACACTGGCAATTGTTGATGCGCTATCCATCGCTGTTGAGGAAAAAACGAAAGTAAATACTGCGATGCTTGGTGCATTATACCGTATTATTGATTTCCTCGATCCCGAAGCGATGAAAAATGTTATCCGCAAAACTTTTGAAAAGAAATATCCTCATTTAGTTGAGCCGAATATCAGAACGTTCGAGAGAGGCTACAATGACGTTCAATTTAAAACATACGCACCAGAAGAAGGGGCTCAGGGCAAGGAATTCAAGCGTCCAATGCCGCTTCTAGGATATGAAACACAGGAAATCGGCGGAGTGATTACTGCCCAGGCAAATAGCATCCTCAAGGATTTAAGCGGTTCGAGACAGGGATTCCTGCCTCAATTCAATCAGCAGGACTGCATCAACTGCGCCGCATGTGATACTGCATGTCCTGATTATTGCTTTGTATGGGAAGAAGGAGAGGACAAACGCGGCAGAAAGCAAATGTTCCTAAAGGGAATCGATTATCAATATTGCAAAGGCTGCCTGAAGTGTGTAGAGGCATGTCCAACTTCTGCGTTGAGCGAGCTGAGGGAAATGATCGGCTATGCTGAGGAGAATCAAGTAAAACATAACTATCCTTATGTGACTGGAGGGGTTTCTTAATGTCCATTCTTGAAGAAAACGTGAAGGCAATGAGTACAGCAGAACAGGTGACAACCTTTGAATCCGGAAATGAAATGGCGGCGATGGCTGCAGCTCAGATCAATTATCATATCATGGGCTATTTTCCGATTACCCCTTCTACAGAAGTAGCACAGTATCTGGATATGATGAAATCCAGGGGAGAGCATGATATCAAACTGATCCCTGCTGATGGAGAACATGGTTCCGCAGGTATCTGCTATGGTGCAGCGGCAACCGGAGCCCGCGTGTTCAACGCAACGAGCGCGAA is from Mesobacillus boroniphilus and encodes:
- a CDS encoding acyltransferase family protein; amino-acid sequence: MKQRDYYFDNAKFILIFFVVFGHLLRSFIEDNEMIYNVYKVIYTFHMPAFILVSGFFARGFNKKGYVMKIAKKLILPYFIFQLIYSIFYYFLYSKSTFTMDPLNPHWSLWFLISLFCWNVMLIAFTKLNAPAGLLIAFGLGLGVGYVDWISNYLSLSRTFVFFPLFLLGYHLTKDHIKTLTSPAFKVGALLSFAIVFLGFYFNPDIDYKWLLGSKPYSLMEAASLSSMFTRLGFYLLSLLMVFSFLTIVPKKQYFFTDLGKNTLYVYLLHGFFVRTFRESEVQNFFHSPERILLLAVIALLLTFLLSSKYAAAIAQPLIEFKTSRINRLKTRFTAILRFYRRKLLSS
- a CDS encoding 2-oxoacid:acceptor oxidoreductase family protein, yielding MSILPKKNELGFYEIRLESIGGLGANLAGKMLAEAGVLGLGLNGSNFSSYGSEKKGSPVKSFVRFCEPDTEIRVHSPIEEPHVVGVFHEALYKMVDVVSGLRPDGILLVNSTRDFDDIKKNLHLEHGTLAIVDALSIAVEEKTKVNTAMLGALYRIIDFLDPEAMKNVIRKTFEKKYPHLVEPNIRTFERGYNDVQFKTYAPEEGAQGKEFKRPMPLLGYETQEIGGVITAQANSILKDLSGSRQGFLPQFNQQDCINCAACDTACPDYCFVWEEGEDKRGRKQMFLKGIDYQYCKGCLKCVEACPTSALSELREMIGYAEENQVKHNYPYVTGGVS